The DNA region TTTCTCAGCACCTCCCTCAGAGCTTGATTTCGATGTTCACGTCAGCCGGCAGGTCGAGGCGCATAAGCGAGTCAACAGCCTTCGGCGTGGGGTCAATGATGTCGATAAGACGCTTGTGCGTGCGCATTTCAAAGTGCTCGCGGCTGTCTTTGTATTTGTGCGGCGAACGGATAACGCAGTACACGTTCTTCTCCGTTGGCAGCGGCACAGGGCCGACTACAGTTGCGCCTGCACGCGTGAC from Renibacterium salmoninarum ATCC 33209 includes:
- the rpsJ gene encoding 30S ribosomal protein S10 — its product is MAGQKIRIRLKSYDHEVIDVSARKIVETVTRAGATVVGPVPLPTEKNVYCVIRSPHKYKDSREHFEMRTHKRLIDIIDPTPKAVDSLMRLDLPADVNIEIKL